The genomic region ATGTTGATTTGGGACCATTGCCCTGTCCAATGACAAAGGAACCAGTGAGGTCAACACGGTTTGCTCCAGATAACTCATTTCGACCCATTTCTGCGGGGCCAGAGCACAGCAATTTCTGCCGGGAATATTCTAGCCTCTTCCAGTTAACGGATGAAGTGCTTTGCCAAAGTATACTGTCAAGGTTGACACCAAGAGATATAGCATCTGTGAGCTCCGTGTGCAGGTGCTTGTATCATTTGACAAGAAATGAAGATCTCTGGAGAATGGTTTGCCAGAATGCTTGGGGTAGTGAAACTACTCGAGCTCTTGAGACGGTGCCCGCTGCAAGAAGGTTGGGCTGGGGACGTCTGGCAAGAGAACTGACCACCCTGGAAGCTGTTGCCTGGAGGAAATTGACAGTTGGGGGTGCAGTGGAGCCATCTCGATGCAATTTCAGTGCCTGTGCCGTAGGGAACCGTGTTGTTCTATTTGGTGGGGAAGGTGTTAACATGCAGCCGATGAATGACACGTTTGTATTGGATTTAAACGCTAGCAATCCAGAGTGGAGGCATATAAATGTGAGTGCAGCTCCTCCAGGTCGCTGGGGCCATACTCTGTCATGCTTAAATGGCTCTTGGTTGGTTGTTTTTGGTGGATGTGGAAGGCAGGGTCTGCTTAATGATGTATTCATGTTGGATTTGGATGCAAAACAACCAACCTGGCGTGAGATACCTGGAGTTGCACCCCCAGTTCCACGTTCATGGCACAGCTCCTGCACTTTGGATGGGACGAAGTTAGTAGTTTCTGGTGGCTGTGCCGATTCAGGTGTACTTCTCAGTGACACATATCTTCTTGATGTAACCATGGATAGGCCAGTTTGGAGAGAGGTTCCTGCATCCTGGAAACCGCCTTCTAGGCTGGGGCACTCAATGTCTGTCTATGATGGTAGGAAGATCCTGATGTTTGGTGGTCTTGCTAAGAGCGGCCCTCTGCGGCTCAGGTCTAGTGATGTGTACACAATGGACTTAAGTGAAGAAGAACCTTGCTGGCGATGCCTCACTGGTAGTGGAATGCCTGGGGCTGGAAATCCAGCTGGCGCAGGTCCACCTCCTCGCCTCGATCATGTTGGTGTGAGCCTGCCAGGTGGAAGAATTTTGATATTTGGTGGCTCAGTGGCAGGTCTTCACTCAGCATCACAGCTTTATCTGTTGGATCCAACTGAAGAAAAGCCGACCTGGAGAATTTTGAGTGTTCCTGGGCACCCTCCCCGATTCGCCTGGGGCCACAGCACCTGTGTTGTTGGAGGAACAAAAGCGATAGTGCTTGGTGGACAAACTGGGGAAGAGTGGATGCTTACAGAAATACATGAGCTCTCTTTGGCAAACAACTCAGTCTGAGTTCATGGTGGACAAACCGGGGAAGAGTGGATGCTTACAGAAATACATGAGCTCTCTTTGGCAAGCAACTCAGTCTGAGTTCAGGGTGGCCAAACCGGGGAAGAGTGGATGCTTACAGAAATACATGAGCTCTCTTTGGCAAGCAACTCAGTCTGAGTTCAGGAATGGTTCTTAGTCATGCTCCTTGCAAACTAATTGCGGCTTCTTATGCGACCTGAAGCTTGATTGCCTTCACCTTCAGAGTATCATCTGGCAGCTACATGGCTTTACTTGGGAGATGAAATGGTTTTCACTGGTTTGCTCGCTTTATGTAGGCAGAGGGTAGCGATATGTTCATTTTTATTGCCGTTTGCTTGGCCTTCTTTTTACCAGATAATTACAGTTCATAAGCTACTATTGTGGAATGAGTACCAGATTTTATATGTATTCTCAGATGTTTCCGACTTGCAATATGTTAGGAAAACAAAGGACTACCTTGTACATAGTTTAAGCTTTTGTTGTACGGTACATGGAGACCTTGATGCTGCTGTCTTGCGGCACAGGCGCACAACTGCTGAGATGGCGTGATGTAAGGTGATCACCGATCGACCATGTTTTTGTGCAGAACTTGTATTATGCAGAAATTTCATCCCGCTGAGCTTGGCTCGGTATCGGTTTACTTGTCTTCTTAGAgatgcaatgggtacccgaaatccgataggtttttaccccattagggtacgggtttagatcaattttcatacccatgggtttgttaatgagcATAAATCTATACGTagcgggtttatgggtacgggtttgttcctatagtatcCAAACCCGTGAACCTGTGGGTTTTTTAAaaccgaccaaacctagtgcatattatcattttattttataaacaaataacaaacttgttattccttatttacttcataatttttatcaattggtgaatgtattagtagtcggtgagagtgttgcttgcttgatattatagtttttactagcgttatatatgtggtggatgaatAACTTAGTacaaggtcacttaattatacaaattatttgtatttcattctctctactaataacttttataccaaatcatgaactcgttgttcattacatagattttggatcatgatatcattaatcattacgatacttattgattatgagaagaacaagtatattggagatgaaacccgcgggtaaccatGGGTACTcgttaacccgatgggtacgggtttgaacaaaatctcaaacccgtcagGTTGGGTGAAGTCTTGATGTCCGGCCATTCTGGGTGAGTGCTGGTCCTTGCCCTTCTTCATGGATTAGTTGCCTGACCTTGGCTTGTGTATCACTAGTGTATGAAGCGCGCACATGCGCGCATGGCGAACTGTTTAGCGTTATTGTATAATGTATGATGATTATATGATTGACAGTGAGTAAATTAGGATATAAGGGTAAAGACAAAGGAAACCAGGATCAATGTATAAAAGAGTTGCACATTGTGCAGAGGTGATAATTATAACAGGTACGGTAGTTGCATAGTCAACCGACTTGTTCGTAGGTTTGTACAAACTTATATATTACATCATTAGCGGTTCAACGACGGGAGATCTGTTAAATATATACAGCACCGCTAAAGTTTCAGCAGGTTGGTTATATATACACAAAAGCATTCATGCTCCAAAAGTGATGATTCGTCCCAAAAGTGATGATTCTCGTCATAGTACCTGTGCAAAAAAAAGGTCAGCGTCAGTTGTTAAAGAGTCTTTAAGCTGTTGTGTCTTTTTTGTATGGCTATGAGAAGAATACTTTGATTATATTGATTAGAAATTATGTATACAACAGGAGAGTAGATGGTGTAATACCTTCATGAGAACATCGTCAGATCGTTGATGATCTAATGATTAAGGTTGTGAGGGTATGTAGAACCTAGCTGTGTACTCTTGATCCTATGTGTTTGTTAGTGTTAGTATGAATCAGGATTGATACCTGCAGAATTTAAATAGTGTTTATGATTTGGCTTCAAATTTTTTTTATAGATACATACTTCTTAGGAGGTGATGTGAGGCTGTCTTTATTGAGCTCAGCTGAAACCTGTTCATCAACCTGTAAATAAGTGGATAAGAATTGTCAAGTAATATTGCTTGTATAAAATAAAAGTGAAGAAATCATTTTGGGGCCTTTTTGGCAATGTTCTTCAAACTATTATTGTATGGCATACTTTGCCTTTCTTATTTTATGGCATTGCCATACAACATTGCCAAAAAGGCCATACAACATGTGTAGGTGATTACGGAAAATAACCTTTTCTATTTTCGGGGCTAAGAAGTGTATAAGAACTGTCAAGTAACCTTTCAAAAAATAAGTGTCAGCATGAAACTGTCTTTCCTATTGTATGGCATATTTAGTCATAACCTATCTCAGTCGTACATCACTAAACTGACATGGAATAACATACATATATTTGATAGTTAAAAAGGGAAAAGTTTGCCATAGGTTAAGAAACACAGGATATTAATTTGTATATATTGGTGGGTCACACAGTTGCTTTGGAATCATATAGTGTACTAAACAGACTTAGCGAACTGATCACTGAGTCCATTTTGGTCTATTTGATGATTATCTATCAAAGTCACCCATATGTTTGGTAATATTCTTTAAGGCTGATGCATCGCAACTCTGAGTTATCATACAAAGTATTATACAAAGTTTAGATGAATTACCAATAAACAACGTACTGGACTCCTATTGATTGTGACCACTCGTATGATGACATCAAACAAAAAACACCATAGCTATATGTCTGCTTTGTGTGGCCAGTGATATTGCCGTGAGTATTTTTGGATTATATTCGAGTTGAATGTACTAGTACTAGAGTTAATTTGCTTTAATTCGAAACACCGTTCCGGTTGGAATTTTGTTACCCGTGTTCTTTGATTGTTGTTCCTCTATTTCTTTATTTTTTGGCATTGGCTGGTGGCGGTTCCTTTTTTTGCATTGGCTGTTGTGGTTCTGGTCAGACAGTGTTGGTCTAGATTCTTGGCTTTGTGTGATCGGAAGCATAGTTCTTTGTGTGATCGAAAACATGCTATCGCGCTTGCAAGCTCGTTTCGTGGCATTCGCTGAGGGGGCTGACGGGCTGGGGCTTTCAGCGGCCCAGTCGTCTGCCTGTTTGTTACATGGCCAAGATCAAGGTATTTGTTGAACTGCAACAATTATGGAGAGCATGATAGAACATGAGGAGACTAATAAATGTAAAATAGAGATGAAGTTCACATCAAAAATATTTGGCAACAATTCTGGAGAGTATGATAGAACACGGGGAGACTAATAAATGTAAAATAGAGATGAAGGTCACATCAAAAATATTTGTAATAATTTTTTAGAATGTAGTCCCACATTCATGAATGATTGTGTTGAGTCCAGGTAGCAAGATAAGATAAGAAAAGCTATCTTGAAAGTTCAggtagcaagataagaaaagctgtGTTTAAAATACTTCTTGTTGTGTTATACCTTTTGAAACTAAATGGCGGTGGATATAAAGCACTGGATTTGTTTTGCAGACTTAGATAAATTGGTCCTAATTCATGTATAATTACACAAGCATATTTTTAAAGTAATTAGTATTTCTTGGAAACTAAATTTATAGCAGGAAGCATGTGCATATAAATAGCAGATGGAACTAAACTACTTTTAGAAGAGGATATCCTCCCATCCCGAGGAGATATTCCTTTATTCAGCATTGGTAACTGAAATAGAAGTGCTGCCAGGGTGATTGACCATTAGGATCCAGTCCTGTTTTCTAGTTTGTTTTTTTTCTTACCAAGGATCCAGCTATGTTATAAAGTTATGTTAGTGGCAGATATGGATAGAGTATGGATAGAGAAAGTACAACTCGCTTTCTTTTGAAGACGAGGTTGAGAAGAAGGTAAGGCAATTTCTTCGATCCAAATCTTATGAACAGATTCATTCATTTCAAATTAAGAATCATATGCAGCCTCAAAGATATGTATTAAGCAAGAGTGGATTGTAATATGTGTTTTTATTGCAATAAGAATAGACAATTGTTTTAGTGTAAGAACATATGTAATCCTGATGCTTAAACATGTTTCATTTGAGAGTTTGTAGGAACATGTGTAATTCAAATGTATGAAAATAACATACTTACATTTGTGTCCTGTAGCGTCTCAGAATACGTAAGTCTGCGTCGTGGCTGCCAAAATACAGTTGATGAgttcatataggtatatataagttGATACAAAATAATTGTAGTTAATATTAAGAAATATCTTACCACACTTTCTTGTTTGGTAGAAGTGGATAGTTTGGCAATCGATGTTGCTGGAGATTCTTGTGTGGTTATGACATCAATTATGATGTCTTGTGTTAACATCTGTTGTTGGGAAAGGTTTTGTGTGGCACATGGTATCGATGCTTGTCTTCCATGATTTGTTAGgacagaaaggatagaaaagactCGATTTGTGACAGAGAATGCAGACATGTTGATGGTAactgcaaatgtgaatttgagggAGACAATGGCAGCTAGGTCTGGAGGAGGACCCCGAGAAACACCTGATGTGCTAAAAAGGGTTTGACAAGATTTTCCTACTATTCGTTTAGCTATAGTATCAAAGCAAAAGAATTCTGCTTCGGATGTTCCATCAGTGGCAATGAAGCTAAGTTTATATCTGTGAGCTAGGAATTGTTAGTGTTGTATAGCAGTTATTAGATAACTATGTCTACACGCAAAATCATAACTGGTTTGGTGTTTGTGCATACGGTTACCTGAACTCAGTTTCTGTCCCATTGCACAATGTGCATTGGTACCCAGTAGATGTCTGGGATGAAGACTTGTTGCACTTGATACAGGATGGGAACCACCATCTACCATCTTGTACGAGGCGTGATATAATGACGGTGCATTTGAAACCTTGTTCCTGCATTTTGGAAAAGAAGTCTGCTGTCAATAATTATATTGCACTTTATATACTGATGAAATAAAATAATAGAGAAATATGTGGTTATTACAGGGAACATATCCGGATCTAGCTGAAGTAGTTCTTCAATGGTCTTGTCTTCGATGTTGAGTGTTTGAGAAGCCTGCAATTCTTTCTTAGTTGCTTGAGGGCGTATCATTTGTAGCTTAGTGTTTAGCAACCTTTAAAGGATATAGTAAGAATGATGAGATATTATCAAAGAATTGTGTAATTAGGAAGGAAAGTAAACATTTATGTTTTTATTTATGAAGTGTGTAGAAATTTGTTGTTGTAATGGTATTGAATGGATTAGAGAAGCATTGTTATTTTTCTTGGAATAATGTAGCAGCAAAGTGTGTATTGTCTATAAAAGATCAAAGAAAAATTAAGATAATTCTGAAATGTACACCAATTTTAAAATATGTACTGAGAAGAGACAGAGTTCGAAGAATTGTCTAGAAAATTGTGGTAGTAAATAATGGAGTTTTATAACAAAAGAGAATGGCTTTGGCAAAATTAACTAGGTTGTAGTACACATTACTTGTTTTATACTATGTCACCTGACATTTTTTCCTATAAAAGGTTTGTGaaactaaatgtaaagataaataTTCATTTAATGAGTATCCATTTAGTTGTTTAAATTATAAGTATATTTTGAATAATTTAATTTGAAGTATGTGTTTTTAGCAACAAAAATATTTGAACAACTTCAGACTAAAAAGTTGTTATAGTTCAGTTTTGAAGCCACTAATAAATAATTGCATGTACTATATGCTATTTAAAAGGTATTTAATGAGCATGCAACCAGTTGTGTATTAAAAAATATAAAAAGGGCAAAGCTTACAAGGTCTTGGCGTACCAATAATTTTTATTACGAGGAGCAACGGTGTGGAAACTATTTATGAATAAAACATAGCTACAAAGATAGGTAATGTTTGATTTTTTTCCTCTTACTTGTTGTAATACACCTGGGCTTCAGGAATGTCTGGGTTGAAGTACCAtgtacatgctgtcgtggcacTTAGATATGCTTCTCCTACATTGGGAGTAACACACTTGTATTGTGTCTGTAAATGTAGATAGTGTAACTGCAATTTAGAAGTGTTTAGTACACTACCTTTGAATCGCTTAGCAAGGCATCCAACAAATAGTACGACAATAGGTTTGTTGTCATTCTCATCGCAGATGTTGTCGACAGAGAAGCTAGATGCTTGGTGTCCCCAAAGCGTCACTTTTGTAGAGGTATTGCTGGTGCAATAAAATTAAAAAGTGTTTGTGCAACAAAAAAAGCACGTTGATGAAAACGTTACTATGAAAGAATTATTTTTTGCATGATTTGATAATAATGCAAGAATACAGTGAAGCTATTCTTACTTTATGTCCTTGAGAAATATGTCTCTGATGATGTTTGAGTTGTTGTAACCAACATGATATAGAGAGCCAATTTCTGTCAAGATTCCTAGAACATCTGTTCAGTT from Zea mays cultivar B73 chromosome 6, Zm-B73-REFERENCE-NAM-5.0, whole genome shotgun sequence harbors:
- the LOC103629610 gene encoding adagio-like protein 1 isoform X1; translation: MEWDSESDGAGSVGVDEQEEEQEQEEEEEERGGEGGGGDAGGMFTLAIEGMLRASGPCGLVVTDALEPDCPIIYANRGFEEATGYRAEEFLGRNCRFLQCRGPFARRRHPLVNAAVVSEIQRCINNSIEFRGDLLNFRKDGSPLMNRLHLTPIYGDDETITHYMGIQFFTDANVDLGPLPCPMTKEPVRSTRFAPDNSFRPISAGPEHSNFCREYSSLFQLTDEVLCQSILSRLTPRDIASVSSVCRCLYHLTRNEDLWRMVCQNAWGSETTRALETVPAARRLGWGRLARELTTLEAVAWRKLTVGGAVEPSRCNFSACAVGNRVVLFGGEGVNMQPMNDTFVLDLNASNPEWRHINVSAAPPGRWGHTLSCLNGSWLVVFGGCGRQGLLNDVFMLDLDAKQPTWREIPGVAPPVPRSWHSSCTLDGTKLVVSGGCADSGVLLSDTYLLDVTMDRPVWREVPASWKPPSRLGHSMSVYDGRKILMFGGLAKSGPLRLRSSDVYTMDLSEEEPCWRCLTGSGMPGAGNPAGAGPPPRLDHVGVSLPGGRILIFGGSVAGLHSASQLYLLDPTEEKPTWRILSVPGHPPRFAWGHSTCVVGGTKAIVLGGQTGEEWMLTEIHELSLANNSV
- the LOC103629610 gene encoding adagio-like protein 1 isoform X2, producing MFFNIVSREKYLSRFLQCRGPFARRRHPLVNAAVVSEIQRCINNSIEFRGDLLNFRKDGSPLMNRLHLTPIYGDDETITHYMGIQFFTDANVDLGPLPCPMTKEPVRSTRFAPDNSFRPISAGPEHSNFCREYSSLFQLTDEVLCQSILSRLTPRDIASVSSVCRCLYHLTRNEDLWRMVCQNAWGSETTRALETVPAARRLGWGRLARELTTLEAVAWRKLTVGGAVEPSRCNFSACAVGNRVVLFGGEGVNMQPMNDTFVLDLNASNPEWRHINVSAAPPGRWGHTLSCLNGSWLVVFGGCGRQGLLNDVFMLDLDAKQPTWREIPGVAPPVPRSWHSSCTLDGTKLVVSGGCADSGVLLSDTYLLDVTMDRPVWREVPASWKPPSRLGHSMSVYDGRKILMFGGLAKSGPLRLRSSDVYTMDLSEEEPCWRCLTGSGMPGAGNPAGAGPPPRLDHVGVSLPGGRILIFGGSVAGLHSASQLYLLDPTEEKPTWRILSVPGHPPRFAWGHSTCVVGGTKAIVLGGQTGEEWMLTEIHELSLANNSV